One genomic region from Streptomyces sp. Li-HN-5-11 encodes:
- a CDS encoding methionine ABC transporter permease: MTWSETQPLLSQACWDTLYMVGWSTLIAVAGGLPLGVLLVLTDRGGLLQNVVANKVIGQIVNVARSMPFIILMVALMTFTRWVTGTTIGREAAIVPLAIGAVPFFARLVETAVREVDGGLVEAVQAMGGNTWTVVRKVLVPESLPSLISSTTTTVVALIGYSAMAGTVGAGGLGDIAIRYGYQRFETQLMWITVAILAVVISAIQFAGDLAARGLHRRGGRSGPAPRLRLLKAAAAPAATD, translated from the coding sequence GTGACCTGGTCCGAGACGCAGCCCCTGCTGTCCCAGGCATGTTGGGACACCCTCTACATGGTCGGCTGGTCCACGCTCATCGCCGTCGCCGGCGGCCTTCCGCTCGGCGTCCTCCTCGTCCTCACCGACCGGGGCGGACTGCTGCAGAACGTGGTCGCGAACAAGGTCATCGGGCAGATCGTGAACGTCGCCCGCTCGATGCCGTTCATCATCCTGATGGTCGCCCTCATGACCTTCACCCGCTGGGTGACCGGCACGACCATCGGCCGCGAGGCCGCCATCGTGCCGCTGGCGATCGGAGCCGTCCCCTTCTTCGCGCGCCTGGTCGAGACGGCTGTCCGCGAAGTGGACGGCGGGCTCGTGGAGGCCGTACAGGCCATGGGCGGCAACACCTGGACGGTCGTCCGCAAGGTCCTCGTACCGGAGTCGCTGCCCTCGCTGATCTCCAGCACCACGACCACCGTCGTCGCCCTCATCGGCTACTCGGCCATGGCCGGCACGGTAGGCGCCGGCGGCCTCGGCGACATCGCCATCCGCTACGGCTACCAGCGGTTCGAGACCCAGCTGATGTGGATCACCGTGGCGATCCTCGCCGTGGTCATCTCGGCCATCCAGTTCGCCGGCGACCTCGCCGCCCGCGGCCTGCACCGGCGCGGCGGCCGGTCCGGGCCCGCACCGCGGCTGCGGCTGCTGAAGGCGGCCGCGGCGCCCGCCGCGACCGACTGA
- the cobT gene encoding nicotinate-nucleotide--dimethylbenzimidazole phosphoribosyltransferase, translated as MTDTGQVPGEGQPESAGMVEQPGVPAHGAYTYLSETPAEDEDLLLPGSHGAWGNEVPPPAPEPVVEAVHEPGPHETSGRDSGSVDLRGVLHPDAAPAVPPAATAPRRPLHLGPPIPDVSASPVRSLADRGPADAPVRHPGPPATGPEYLDAPRHVREMAPQGAAPWGAQAAVAAPPQAAGATAAETVVPGGGPGSAAEAAMARIAAQAGAAARPAPHAPGTARPQADTEAVREQTVEPEGTQAGVAVSAGHVPDAGEGVQQPGGTEAVPEPVGDHAVVAGQGPEGVQPGAAVSAGHVPDAGEGVQQPGGTEAVEQTVEPEGTQAGVAVSAGHVPDAGEGVQQPGGAEAVPEPVDDQQSAIGQGPEVSRAREDDEVSEPRHEAYGPQATVGDPAPGPGQEPEGAHAGAGTAHAAEPALSGHAAETDHHRTTETPEAVREPETGPEAPFAAEAGQASAEAHAVEAGRLPDGPALEGEQAPQALQAPGAVHIQTQHAAEASAVPQAPVPAQEPAAAQQVTEATQATADATVSGPAPTHGHPHDVPGPAPVPATADTAPGTTPVEGFPPSADSRPAGLPANTVQGPPPGQTGDQAQQSLAAQQHPVAGAPTAPVEANPGAADPHPAEHAAPAAHLAAPAVHDQDSSAAADQPAPADAAPQSVPHEAPVAPGAEEAGPTHPHESGTDQQAALPAEEQAPQGEPDPADPGATAPDDAEPLAAPSETEAAEGPGTPEALADPEAAGPLEAPAAAAPAPETQPGHAPGTPLAGGVPAQPRPGEPIGQFVPVEGSVPATPHLAPAAQQPEEPVVTVPAPRDGGTVPAAPGEGPDPEAVQHADDLDTQVADQEAHQAEHQEAHPAEHQEESTAAVAEPRQSTGPAAPGYDEAEREAVLKVMRERRDIRNGFRNDPIPHEVLLRVLEAAHTAPSVGHSQPWDFVVIRSADTRRAMHELAMRQRDAYAKSLPKGRAKQFKELKIEAILDTPVNIVVTADPTRGGRHTLGRHTQPQMAPYSAALAVENLWLAARAEGLGVGWVSFFDEREMVRALGLPEHLEVIAYLCVGYVDEFPDEPELMQAGWSKRRPLSWVVHEETYGRRALPGEEPHDLLAETVAQIRPLDAKALGEAWERQKRMTKPAGALGMLEIISAQLSGLSRQCPPPIPEPAAVAIFAGDHGVHAQGVTPWPQEVTAQMVANFLGGGAVCNAFAGQVGAEVCVVDVGVAADLPATPGLLPRKIRGGTSDMTTGPAMTREEAKKAIEVGIETARDLVAAGNKALLTGEMGIANTTASAALIAVFTGADPSEVTGRGTGINDETLARKTEVVRRALELHQPDPADPIGVLAALGGFEHAAMVGLLLGGASLRTPVILDGVSAGAAALVARAIAPEVLAACIAGHRSAEPGHVAALNKLGLRPLVDLDLRLGEGTGALLALPLVQSTARAMHEVATFDSAGVTEK; from the coding sequence ATGACCGACACCGGCCAGGTCCCGGGCGAGGGGCAGCCGGAGAGCGCAGGCATGGTGGAGCAGCCGGGCGTCCCCGCGCACGGCGCGTACACCTACCTCTCCGAGACTCCCGCCGAGGACGAAGACCTGCTGCTGCCGGGCTCGCACGGCGCGTGGGGCAACGAAGTCCCCCCGCCCGCCCCGGAGCCGGTCGTCGAGGCCGTGCACGAGCCGGGCCCGCACGAGACGTCCGGCCGTGACAGCGGCTCCGTCGACCTCCGCGGCGTCCTGCACCCGGACGCGGCGCCCGCCGTGCCGCCCGCGGCGACGGCGCCCCGCCGGCCGCTGCACCTCGGCCCTCCGATCCCCGACGTCTCCGCGAGCCCGGTCCGCTCCCTGGCCGACCGTGGCCCGGCGGACGCGCCGGTCCGGCACCCCGGACCGCCGGCGACCGGCCCCGAGTACCTCGACGCCCCACGGCACGTGCGCGAGATGGCGCCCCAGGGAGCCGCTCCCTGGGGCGCGCAGGCGGCCGTGGCGGCCCCGCCGCAGGCCGCCGGGGCGACGGCTGCGGAAACGGTTGTTCCGGGCGGGGGGCCGGGCAGCGCGGCCGAGGCCGCCATGGCCCGGATCGCGGCCCAGGCCGGCGCCGCCGCCCGCCCCGCCCCGCACGCCCCGGGGACGGCGCGGCCGCAGGCCGACACGGAGGCCGTGCGGGAGCAGACGGTGGAGCCCGAGGGCACGCAGGCCGGTGTCGCCGTTTCTGCCGGGCATGTCCCGGACGCCGGCGAGGGCGTGCAGCAGCCTGGTGGGACGGAGGCCGTGCCGGAGCCGGTGGGCGATCACGCGGTGGTGGCCGGGCAGGGGCCCGAGGGGGTCCAGCCCGGTGCGGCTGTTTCTGCCGGGCATGTTCCGGACGCCGGCGAGGGCGTGCAGCAGCCTGGTGGGACGGAGGCCGTGGAGCAGACGGTGGAGCCCGAGGGCACGCAGGCCGGTGTCGCCGTTTCTGCCGGGCATGTTCCGGACGCCGGCGAGGGCGTGCAGCAGCCTGGTGGGGCGGAGGCCGTACCGGAGCCGGTGGACGACCAGCAGTCCGCGATCGGCCAGGGACCGGAAGTCTCCCGGGCCCGCGAGGACGATGAGGTGTCCGAGCCCCGCCACGAGGCGTACGGCCCGCAGGCCACGGTAGGCGACCCGGCGCCCGGACCCGGGCAGGAGCCCGAGGGCGCTCACGCCGGTGCGGGCACCGCGCATGCCGCAGAACCCGCCCTGAGCGGTCACGCTGCGGAGACGGACCACCATCGGACCACCGAGACCCCCGAAGCGGTGCGGGAGCCGGAGACCGGCCCCGAGGCGCCGTTTGCCGCGGAGGCCGGGCAGGCTTCCGCGGAGGCGCACGCCGTCGAGGCGGGGCGGCTCCCTGACGGGCCCGCCCTCGAGGGCGAACAGGCACCGCAGGCCCTTCAGGCTCCCGGTGCCGTCCACATCCAGACGCAGCATGCCGCCGAGGCTTCCGCCGTGCCCCAGGCTCCCGTTCCCGCACAGGAGCCCGCGGCGGCCCAGCAGGTCACCGAGGCGACGCAGGCGACGGCGGACGCGACCGTGTCCGGTCCCGCTCCGACGCACGGGCACCCCCATGACGTCCCCGGGCCCGCGCCCGTACCGGCGACCGCGGACACCGCGCCCGGCACCACTCCCGTCGAGGGCTTCCCCCCGTCCGCCGACAGCCGGCCGGCCGGCCTGCCCGCGAACACCGTCCAGGGTCCCCCGCCCGGACAGACGGGAGACCAGGCGCAGCAGTCCCTCGCCGCACAGCAGCACCCGGTTGCCGGGGCGCCGACGGCCCCTGTGGAGGCGAACCCCGGCGCCGCAGACCCGCACCCGGCGGAGCACGCGGCCCCCGCCGCCCACCTCGCGGCCCCCGCCGTCCACGATCAGGACTCCTCCGCCGCGGCGGACCAGCCCGCGCCCGCGGACGCCGCCCCACAGTCCGTCCCCCACGAGGCCCCCGTCGCCCCCGGCGCCGAAGAGGCAGGCCCCACGCACCCCCACGAGTCCGGCACGGACCAGCAGGCCGCCCTGCCGGCCGAGGAGCAGGCGCCGCAGGGCGAGCCGGACCCGGCCGACCCCGGCGCCACGGCGCCGGACGACGCCGAGCCGCTCGCCGCGCCGTCCGAGACGGAGGCAGCCGAGGGACCCGGCACTCCCGAGGCACTTGCCGACCCCGAGGCCGCCGGCCCGCTCGAAGCGCCCGCGGCTGCGGCACCCGCGCCGGAAACCCAGCCCGGCCACGCCCCTGGGACGCCCCTTGCCGGCGGTGTCCCGGCGCAGCCCCGGCCCGGCGAGCCGATCGGGCAGTTCGTGCCGGTCGAGGGCTCGGTGCCGGCCACCCCCCACCTGGCCCCGGCCGCCCAGCAGCCGGAGGAGCCCGTCGTCACGGTCCCGGCCCCACGCGACGGCGGCACCGTCCCGGCCGCGCCCGGCGAGGGACCCGACCCCGAAGCCGTCCAGCACGCGGACGACCTGGACACACAGGTCGCCGACCAGGAAGCGCACCAGGCCGAACACCAGGAAGCGCACCCGGCAGAGCACCAGGAAGAGAGCACGGCCGCAGTGGCAGAACCACGCCAGTCCACCGGTCCGGCCGCGCCCGGCTACGACGAGGCCGAGCGCGAGGCCGTGCTCAAGGTGATGCGCGAGCGCCGCGACATCCGCAACGGTTTCCGCAACGACCCGATCCCGCACGAGGTGCTGCTGCGCGTCCTGGAGGCGGCCCACACGGCGCCCTCCGTGGGCCACTCGCAGCCCTGGGACTTCGTCGTCATCCGCTCCGCCGACACCCGCCGCGCCATGCACGAACTGGCGATGCGTCAACGCGACGCGTACGCCAAGTCGTTGCCGAAGGGCCGGGCGAAGCAGTTCAAGGAACTGAAGATCGAGGCCATCCTCGACACCCCGGTGAACATCGTCGTCACCGCCGATCCCACCCGCGGCGGCCGGCACACCCTGGGCCGTCACACCCAGCCGCAGATGGCGCCGTACTCCGCCGCGCTCGCGGTGGAGAACCTCTGGCTCGCCGCCCGCGCCGAGGGCCTCGGCGTCGGCTGGGTGAGCTTCTTCGACGAGCGCGAGATGGTCCGCGCGCTGGGGCTGCCCGAGCACCTCGAAGTCATCGCCTACCTGTGCGTGGGCTACGTCGACGAGTTCCCGGACGAGCCCGAGCTGATGCAGGCCGGCTGGTCCAAGCGCCGGCCGCTGTCCTGGGTCGTGCACGAGGAGACGTACGGCCGGCGTGCCCTGCCCGGCGAGGAGCCGCACGACCTGCTCGCCGAGACCGTCGCGCAGATCCGCCCGCTGGACGCCAAGGCGCTCGGCGAGGCCTGGGAGCGCCAGAAGCGGATGACCAAGCCCGCGGGCGCCCTCGGCATGCTGGAGATCATCTCCGCGCAGCTGTCGGGCCTGTCCCGCCAGTGCCCGCCGCCGATCCCGGAGCCCGCGGCCGTCGCCATCTTCGCCGGCGACCACGGGGTGCACGCCCAGGGCGTCACCCCCTGGCCGCAGGAGGTCACCGCCCAGATGGTGGCCAACTTCCTGGGCGGGGGAGCGGTCTGCAACGCCTTCGCCGGCCAGGTGGGCGCCGAGGTCTGCGTCGTCGACGTCGGTGTCGCCGCCGATCTGCCGGCCACCCCGGGTCTGCTGCCCCGCAAGATCCGCGGGGGAACCTCCGACATGACCACCGGCCCCGCGATGACCCGCGAGGAGGCCAAGAAGGCCATCGAGGTCGGCATCGAGACCGCCCGCGACCTGGTGGCGGCCGGCAACAAGGCGCTGCTCACCGGTGAGATGGGCATCGCCAACACCACGGCGTCCGCCGCGCTCATCGCCGTGTTCACGGGAGCCGACCCGTCCGAGGTGACCGGCCGGGGCACCGGCATCAACGACGAGACGCTCGCCCGCAAGACCGAGGTGGTGCGCCGTGCCCTGGAGTTGCACCAGCCGGATCCGGCCGATCCGATCGGCGTGCTCGCCGCGCTCGGCGGCTTCGAGCACGCGGCCATGGTCGGTCTGCTCCTGGGCGGCGCCTCCCTGCGCACGCCGGTGATCCTGGACGGCGTCAGTGCCGGCGCCGCCGCTCTGGTCGCCCGCGCGATCGCCCCCGAGGTCCTCGCGGCCTGCATCGCGGGCCACCGCAGTGCCGAACCGGGCCACGTCGCCGCCCTCAACAAGCTCGGCCTGCGCCCCCTGGTCGACCTCGACCTCCGACTGGGCGAGGGCACGGGCGCGCTGCTCGCCCTGCCGCTGGTGCAGAGCACGGCCAGAGCGATGCACGAGGTGGCGACGTTCGACTCGGCCGGGGTGACCGAGAAGTGA
- a CDS encoding GNAT family N-acetyltransferase — MESTFPNVSISTERLVLRPFEEPDIEALAEMMNDELVTAWTAVPQPYTEADARAWITELAPAERAEGRGIVFAVDEFLTQRLVGTVHLRHTDWRVRSTEMAYVIAPWARGEGYASEAALATAQWVFHDRNFERLELRTAADNTASQQVAQKIGCISEGVLRGAWMARAKDEHGEWNDVRTDLIVWSLLPEDLEGVGEQLADTGGFTSFADWN, encoded by the coding sequence ATGGAAAGCACCTTCCCCAACGTCTCCATCAGCACGGAGCGTTTGGTCCTGCGCCCCTTCGAAGAGCCCGACATCGAGGCGCTCGCCGAGATGATGAACGACGAGCTCGTCACCGCCTGGACCGCCGTGCCCCAGCCCTACACCGAGGCCGACGCCCGCGCCTGGATCACCGAACTCGCCCCCGCCGAACGAGCCGAGGGCCGGGGCATAGTCTTCGCCGTCGACGAGTTCCTCACGCAGCGCCTCGTCGGCACGGTCCACCTGCGCCACACCGACTGGCGGGTGCGCTCCACCGAGATGGCCTACGTCATCGCCCCCTGGGCACGCGGCGAGGGCTACGCCTCCGAGGCCGCCCTGGCCACCGCGCAGTGGGTGTTCCACGACCGGAACTTCGAACGCCTGGAGCTGCGCACCGCCGCCGACAACACCGCCTCCCAGCAGGTCGCCCAGAAGATCGGCTGCATCAGCGAGGGAGTCCTGCGCGGTGCCTGGATGGCCCGCGCCAAGGACGAGCACGGCGAGTGGAATGACGTCCGCACCGACCTCATCGTCTGGAGCCTGCTGCCCGAGGACCTCGAGGGCGTGGGCGAGCAACTCGCGGACACCGGAGGTTTCACGTCGTTCGCCGACTGGAACTGA
- the cbiE gene encoding precorrin-6y C5,15-methyltransferase (decarboxylating) subunit CbiE, translated as MADRVTVIGWDGSPLTDAARGALGAATLVAGAAHHLALPEVPRTAERIRLGSVPLAARRIAAHRGTAVVLADGDPGFFGVVRTLRAPEFGLEVEVVPAVSSVAAAFARAGMPWDDAQVVAAHKRTLRRAVNVCRAHTKVAVLTAPGAGPAELGLLLDGVHRTFVICEELGTEREQVTVVTSDKAADHTWRDPNVVIVIGGPAGAGEGGGWIAGRDPAAGPRGWTQPAEAYGHALGEGETDLLRAAQLARLGPRVGDLVWDIGCGSGAFATEAARGGAAVIAVDRDMEACARTESAARRFGVQLQVVRGTAPHVLENLPEPDVVRVGGGGAAVVSAVLDRRPQRIVTHAATRDAAELVGRDLTEHGYQVECALLQSVELDTRAWTERERSVAFLLSGALPDRAP; from the coding sequence ATGGCCGACCGGGTCACGGTGATCGGCTGGGACGGTTCGCCACTGACCGACGCGGCGCGCGGCGCCCTCGGCGCCGCGACGCTCGTCGCGGGGGCCGCCCACCACCTGGCGCTGCCCGAAGTGCCCCGCACGGCCGAGCGCATCCGCCTCGGCAGCGTCCCCCTCGCCGCCCGCCGCATCGCCGCCCACCGCGGCACCGCCGTGGTCCTCGCCGACGGCGACCCGGGCTTCTTCGGAGTCGTACGAACCCTGCGCGCGCCCGAGTTCGGCCTGGAGGTCGAGGTCGTGCCCGCCGTCTCCTCGGTGGCCGCCGCCTTCGCCCGCGCCGGGATGCCCTGGGACGACGCCCAGGTGGTCGCCGCGCACAAGCGCACCCTGCGCCGCGCGGTGAACGTGTGCCGCGCGCACACCAAGGTCGCCGTCCTGACCGCGCCGGGCGCCGGACCCGCCGAACTCGGCCTGCTCCTCGACGGGGTCCACCGCACCTTCGTCATCTGCGAGGAACTCGGCACCGAGCGCGAGCAGGTCACCGTCGTCACCTCCGACAAGGCGGCCGACCACACCTGGCGCGACCCGAACGTCGTCATCGTCATCGGCGGGCCGGCCGGCGCCGGCGAGGGCGGCGGCTGGATCGCCGGGCGCGACCCGGCCGCCGGACCGCGCGGCTGGACCCAGCCGGCCGAGGCCTACGGCCACGCCCTCGGCGAGGGCGAAACGGATCTGCTCCGAGCCGCGCAACTCGCCCGGCTCGGACCGCGCGTCGGCGACCTGGTGTGGGACATCGGCTGCGGCAGCGGCGCCTTCGCCACCGAGGCCGCCCGCGGCGGCGCCGCCGTCATCGCCGTCGACCGCGACATGGAGGCCTGCGCCCGCACCGAGTCGGCCGCGCGCCGCTTCGGCGTCCAGCTGCAAGTCGTGCGCGGCACCGCCCCGCACGTCCTGGAGAACCTGCCCGAACCGGACGTCGTCCGTGTCGGCGGCGGGGGAGCGGCGGTGGTCTCGGCAGTCCTCGACCGCCGCCCGCAGCGCATCGTCACGCACGCCGCCACCCGCGACGCGGCCGAACTCGTCGGCCGCGACCTCACCGAGCACGGCTACCAGGTCGAGTGCGCCCTGCTGCAGTCCGTCGAACTCGACACCCGCGCCTGGACGGAGCGGGAGCGCAGTGTGGCGTTCCTGCTCAGCGGCGCCCTCCCCGACCGCGCCCCGTGA
- a CDS encoding ATP-binding cassette domain-containing protein yields MPGHTHARALDSDGNPRDHHTGLTKVYRSRGREVTALDGVDLHVREGEVYGVIGQSGAGKSSLIRCVNLLERPTSGTVTVAGEDLTALAGRGPRAGRELRRARSRIGMVFQHFNLLSSRTVRDNVELPLEILGKSGKERSRKALELLDLVGLADKAGAYPAQLSGGQKQRVGIARALAGDPKVLLSDEATSALDPETTRSILQLLRDLNRQLGLTVLLITHEMDVVKSICDSAALMERGRIAESGTVGELLATPGSELAAALFPVGGDVSGDDRTVVDVTFHGAAATQPVISQLSRTYHIDISILGAAIDTVGGLQVGRMRIELPGRYEDNVVPIGFLREQGLQVDIQGVQPLLVKEGAR; encoded by the coding sequence GTGCCCGGGCACACCCACGCCCGCGCACTCGACAGTGACGGAAATCCACGTGATCACCACACGGGCCTCACCAAGGTCTACCGCTCGCGCGGCCGCGAGGTCACCGCCCTGGACGGCGTCGACCTGCACGTCCGCGAAGGCGAGGTGTACGGCGTCATCGGCCAGTCCGGCGCCGGCAAGTCCTCGCTCATCCGCTGCGTCAACCTGCTGGAGCGCCCCACCTCCGGCACGGTCACCGTCGCCGGTGAGGACCTCACCGCCCTGGCCGGGCGCGGTCCGCGGGCCGGCCGGGAACTGCGCCGGGCCCGCAGCCGGATCGGCATGGTCTTCCAGCACTTCAACCTGCTCTCCTCCCGGACCGTGCGGGACAACGTCGAGCTGCCGCTGGAGATCCTCGGCAAGTCCGGGAAGGAACGTTCCCGCAAGGCGCTGGAGCTGCTGGACCTCGTGGGCCTCGCCGACAAGGCCGGGGCCTACCCCGCCCAGCTCTCCGGCGGCCAGAAGCAGCGTGTGGGGATCGCTCGCGCCCTCGCCGGCGATCCCAAGGTGCTGCTGTCCGACGAGGCCACCAGCGCCCTCGACCCGGAGACCACCCGCTCCATCCTCCAGTTGCTGCGCGACCTGAACCGGCAGCTGGGACTGACCGTCCTGCTCATCACACACGAGATGGACGTCGTGAAGTCGATCTGCGACTCGGCGGCGCTCATGGAGCGGGGCCGCATCGCCGAGTCCGGCACGGTCGGCGAGCTGCTCGCCACCCCGGGCTCCGAGCTGGCCGCCGCGCTCTTCCCGGTCGGCGGCGACGTCTCCGGCGACGACCGGACCGTCGTCGACGTCACCTTCCACGGCGCGGCAGCGACCCAGCCCGTCATCTCACAGCTCTCGCGCACCTACCACATCGACATATCGATCCTCGGCGCCGCCATCGACACCGTCGGCGGCCTCCAGGTCGGCCGGATGCGCATCGAACTGCCCGGCCGCTACGAGGACAACGTCGTGCCGATCGGCTTCCTGCGCGAGCAGGGCCTGCAGGTCGACATCCAGGGCGTACAGCCGCTGCTGGTGAAGGAAGGTGCCCGGTGA
- a CDS encoding sigma-70 family RNA polymerase sigma factor yields the protein MTHEMLTALRPLLVAEASAEAHACGTEPGDLEQAVWLRLLERLEADGPPSDPQGWLRKAVRSEARRTRRTSGIERPYGREPADDSERGPEQLALAAARRRALRDAVRRLPGRCPRLMEALLSPRDLTYREIAGELGISQGSLGPERSRCLGCLRRLLTQEVAARQPRG from the coding sequence ATGACGCACGAGATGCTCACCGCCCTGCGGCCCCTGCTCGTCGCCGAGGCCTCGGCGGAGGCACATGCCTGCGGAACCGAACCCGGCGACCTGGAGCAGGCGGTCTGGTTGCGTCTGCTGGAACGCCTGGAGGCGGACGGCCCGCCGAGCGATCCGCAGGGCTGGCTGCGCAAGGCGGTCCGCTCCGAGGCACGCCGCACCCGCCGCACCTCCGGCATCGAGCGGCCGTACGGCCGTGAGCCGGCCGACGACAGCGAGCGCGGGCCCGAACAGCTCGCCCTGGCCGCCGCCCGCCGCCGCGCCCTGCGCGACGCGGTGCGCCGGCTGCCCGGCCGCTGCCCCCGTCTGATGGAGGCGCTGCTGTCCCCGAGGGACCTCACCTACCGGGAGATCGCGGGGGAGTTGGGTATCTCACAGGGCAGCCTCGGTCCGGAACGTTCCAGATGTCTGGGATGTCTTCGTCGTTTGCTCACACAGGAGGTTGCGGCTCGCCAACCGCGGGGATAG
- a CDS encoding GNAT family N-acetyltransferase, giving the protein MGMSVTISAAAEQDAEQIFKLQYLCFQSEAALYGNYRIDPLVQTLDSVRQEVAGDCVFVARLGDEVVGSVRGRVTEDGAASIGKLCVHPRLQGHGIGARLLRAAEAALAEERGATKFRLHTGHRSEGNLRLYRRVGYEAVGTSQGADGVPMIILEKPAGTYAKTA; this is encoded by the coding sequence ATGGGCATGAGCGTGACCATCTCTGCGGCGGCCGAGCAGGACGCGGAGCAGATCTTCAAGCTGCAGTACCTGTGCTTCCAGAGCGAGGCGGCGCTGTACGGCAACTACCGCATCGACCCGCTCGTCCAAACCCTCGACTCGGTCCGTCAGGAAGTCGCCGGCGACTGCGTCTTCGTGGCACGGCTCGGCGACGAGGTGGTCGGCTCGGTGCGCGGCCGGGTGACCGAGGACGGCGCGGCCTCCATCGGCAAGCTCTGCGTCCACCCGCGCCTGCAGGGCCACGGCATCGGCGCCAGGCTGCTGCGTGCGGCCGAGGCGGCGCTGGCCGAGGAGCGCGGCGCCACGAAGTTCCGCCTGCACACCGGGCACCGCAGCGAAGGCAACCTGCGCCTGTACCGGCGCGTGGGTTACGAGGCGGTCGGCACCTCCCAGGGCGCCGACGGCGTACCCATGATCATCCTGGAGAAGCCGGCGGGGACGTACGCGAAGACGGCGTAG
- a CDS encoding MetQ/NlpA family ABC transporter substrate-binding protein: protein MRNTAKIATAVLAAGALTLGLSACGSGSGSGKADANAPLTVAATPTPQGEILAYVKDHLAQKAGLKLEVKEFTDYVTPNTAVQQGQVDANYFQHKPYLDDFNKKNGTDIVPVPGATVHLEPLGVYSRSVKKLADLEKGATVALPNDTTNEARALKLLQAGGLIQLKAGAGYDATPQDVTSNPKNLRFKELEAAQLPRSLGDVDAAVINGNYALEARLSPAKDALAAESAKGNPYANFLAVKKGNENDPRVRKLAELLTSPEVRKFIESKYDGAVVPAF from the coding sequence GTGCGTAACACCGCCAAGATCGCCACCGCTGTCCTCGCCGCCGGAGCCCTCACCCTCGGGCTCTCCGCGTGCGGCTCGGGCTCCGGCTCCGGCAAGGCCGACGCGAACGCGCCCCTGACGGTCGCCGCCACTCCCACCCCGCAGGGCGAGATCCTCGCCTACGTCAAGGACCACCTGGCGCAGAAGGCCGGCCTCAAGCTGGAGGTCAAGGAGTTCACCGACTACGTGACGCCGAACACGGCCGTCCAGCAGGGCCAGGTCGACGCCAACTACTTCCAGCACAAGCCGTACCTCGACGACTTCAACAAGAAGAACGGCACCGACATCGTGCCGGTGCCCGGCGCCACCGTGCACCTGGAGCCCCTCGGCGTCTACTCCAGGAGCGTCAAGAAGCTCGCGGACCTCGAGAAGGGCGCCACCGTCGCCCTCCCCAACGACACCACCAACGAGGCCCGCGCCCTGAAGCTGCTCCAGGCAGGCGGCTTGATCCAGCTGAAGGCGGGCGCCGGCTACGACGCCACCCCCCAGGACGTCACCTCCAACCCGAAGAACCTCCGGTTCAAGGAACTCGAGGCGGCCCAGCTGCCGCGCTCCCTCGGCGACGTCGACGCCGCGGTGATCAACGGCAACTACGCCCTGGAGGCCAGGCTCAGTCCGGCCAAGGACGCCCTCGCCGCGGAGTCCGCCAAGGGCAACCCGTACGCCAACTTCCTCGCCGTGAAGAAGGGGAACGAGAACGACCCGCGAGTCAGGAAGCTCGCCGAGCTGCTCACCTCGCCCGAGGTGAGGAAGTTCATCGAAAGCAAGTACGACGGCGCCGTGGTACCGGCTTTCTGA